The Sphaerochaeta globosa str. Buddy region CAAGCACAGCCTCAGAGATAAGCTCGCCTGCATTCCTCCCACAAATTCCCGCTCCCAACAAGCGTCCTGTCTTTTCGTCGTAGAGGGCCTTGCTGACCCCCTCGGAGGCGACAGCGCTCAATGCCCTCCCATTTGCCGTCCACGGGAACGAACCTTTCTTGAAGGCTATCCCCTTCTCCTTAGCCTCCATTTCGGTCAAACCAATCCATGCGACCTCGGGGTTTGTATAGGCGACAGAGGGGATCCCCATGGGAGTGAAAGCAGAAGCGTGTCCCGATGCCACCTCGGCTGCCACCTTGCCCTGGTGACTGCTCTTATGGGCGAGCATGGGGTCTCCCACAACATCTCCAATGGCAAACACATGAGCGACATTGGTCCTCAGCTTCTTGTCCACCTCGATCCAGCCGCGCTTGGTCGTCTTAATCGACGTATTCTCTAGTGTAATGCCATCGGAATTGGCCTTCCTTCCCACTGCTACAAGCACAGCATCAGCTTCGATTGTGCTAGGAGCCTTCTCCCCCTTTAAATAGAGCACAAGGCCATCCTTTCTCGCTTCCACCTTCTCGACTTTCGTGGAGGTATAGATGGCTGCATACTGCTTCTTGAGCTTTCTCACCAATGGCTGCTTGAGATCGGTGTCAGCAGGAGGGATGAGGGAATCCATCATCTCAATAATGGTAATCTCCGAGCCCAGGGCGTGGTACATGGTAGCCACTTCCAGCCCTATGATCCCTCCCCCTATGATCGCAAGCCGCTTGGGAATGTGCGTGAGCTCCAAGGCTTTTGTAGAGTCCCAGATACGCTGGTCCTCGTAAGGAATGCCCGGTATCTGCACCGAACGGGAGCCGACGGCGATAATCAAGTCTTCAAAGGTAAGCTTCAGCTCTTCCTTATCGGTAACCACCTTCAGCTCGGTATCACTGAGAAACGTACCGACTCCCACCAAGCGTTCGACCTTTCTTGCCTTGCATAACTGGTCCAGCCCCGAGGTAAGGGTATGTACGACCGAATCCCTATGGGCTCTGATCTTCTCCAGGTCAAACGTAGGCTTACCGAAAGACACTCCAAGCGGAGCAAGCTTTTGGGCATCCTCTATCACCTCGGCAAGGTGGAGCAACGTCTTGGAAGGGATGCAGCCTACATTCAGGCATACCCCTCCCAAAACAGAGCTCTTTTCGATGAGCGTTACCTTCCGACCTAAATCAGCAGCCCTAAAAGCTGCACTATACCCACCGGGTCCTCCTCCGAGGACCACGAGGTCTGTTTTCTTTTCTTGCATCTGTACACACCTCCTTAGAGTAGTACACGTCGCAAATCGCCCAAGAGGGAGGCGAGATACGTGGTAAAGCGAACTGCTGCAGCACCATCGATGACTCTATGGTCGTAGGCTACAGAGAAAGGCAGAACGTCACGGGGAGCAAATTCCTTGCCATTCCATACCGGCTTCTTGGTAAGCCGTGAGACACCAAGGATGGCAACCTGCGGTGGGTTGATCAAGGGCGTGAATGCCGTACCACCGATTCCTCCGAGGCTTGAAATGCTGAACGATCCTCCGCTAAGGTCCTCCGGCTTCAGTTTTCTGTCTCGGGCACGCTGGCTTATGGATGTAATCTCTCTTGCAATCTCTGTCACACTCTTCGTATCGGCATCCTTGAGAACCGGTACGATCAGGCCCTCGGGGGTGTCCACAGCAACCCCGATATGGTAGTAGTGCTTGAGAATCAACTCACCGCTGTCCTCATCAAAGGAAGCGTTCATCTCAGGGAACTTCTTCAATGCTGCGACAACAGCCTTGATAATGAAGGGAAGGATGCTGATATTCACAGGCTCGTCACTTCGCTTCATCTCTTCCTTGATCGCCTTTCGCAAAACCTCAAGATCGGTGACATCAGCCTCATCAAATTGGGTGACATGAGGAATGATCTGCCAACTCTTCTGCAGATGCGGTCCGGAGATTTTCTGAATACGGGAAAGTCTCTTTCGTTCGGTCTTCCCGTACTTTGAAAAGTCCTCCAGCTCGATTTTGCCGAAGGAAGCAGTAGACTCTTTGCTACCACTGAGAGCCTTCTTGACCAAAGCCTGCACATCTTCATGCAAGATCCTTCCGTTGGGCCCGCTACCCTTCACCAGAGCAAGATCGACTCCGAGCTCCCGTGCATACTTGCGTAGTGAAGGGGTAGCATGAAAGACAGCACCCGGTGCCTGTTCATTGATAAGCTCACTGGCAGGTTCTTTCTCTTCGGCCACTTCTGTCGGCTGCTCAATTTCAGCAACCACTTCCGGCTTTATTTCTTCCTTAGGTGCAGCAGGTTGTTGTTTCTCGGGCTCTTTTGCAGAGCTTTGCTTTGCTTCTTCAACTTCTTCTGATGCAACCTCAATCTCCGCCACCAGAGAGCCCTTGGAGACAGTATCGCCCTCCTTGATCAGAACCTTTGTGACGGTCCCTGCAAAGGGGGAAGGAATATCGATGACAGCCTTCTCACTTTCAAGAGCTACCACGGAGCCTTCAACTGCAATGATATCACCGACTTTGATGTACACATCAATGATCGGCACATCTTCGAAATCCCCGATATCCGGGATGAGTATTTGCTTTATTGCCATGTTTCCTACCTCCTTACTTCAACAATGGATTGGGCTTATCAACGTCAATGCCATATTTCTTTAGTGCCTCACTTACGCGCTTGGCAGGAATGGTACCTTCATCGGAAAGTCCCTTAAGCGCTGCAACGGCGATATAGTACCGGTCAACCTCAAAGAACCGTCTGAGGGCCTGTCTGAAATCAGATCTGCCAAATCCATCAGTACCCAGGATGGTAACCCTTGGATTGGGGATGAGCCTTCTGATCTGCTCAGGATAGGCCCTGATATAGTCGGTGCTTATCACCACCGGTCCGTCGTGGCCTTCCATAAGCTTGGTAAGGTACGGCACCTTCGCTTCAGCTTCCGGATGGGTGAGGTTGTATCGCTCTGCTTCAACGCCGTCACGATGCAGTTCATTGACCCCGAGAATGCTGTAGATGTCCGCTTCCACCCCGAAGTCCTTTGAAAGGAGCTCAGCAGCTGCGATGACTTCCCTCAGTATGGTTCCACTTCCCATAAGCTGGACGACAGGATTCTTGTTCTTCTTGGCTTTTTTGAAGAGGTAGGCACCCTTCCTAATCCCTTCCTCGACCCCCTTGGGCATCTCTGGATGGGTGTAGTTCTCATTCATCAGCGTGATGTAGTAGAAGATGTTCTCGTTATCCTCATACATGCGCTTCAATCCATCCTGGATGATTACAGCAAGCTCATAGGAGAAGGTGGGATCGTATGCCTGACAGGTTGGGTGGGTGGATGCCAAAAGCAACCCATGCCCGTCCTCATGCTGCAAACCCTCACCGTTTAAGGTAGTTCTTCCGGCAGTTGCTCCCAGTAAAAAGCCCTTTGCCCCACTGTCCCCTGCGGCCCAGATGAAGTCACCGATACGCTGGAAACCGAACATTGAGTAGAAAATGAAGAAAGGAATCATGGAAACCTTATGGTTTGCATAACTGGTAGCAGCTGCTATCCAAGAGGAGATGGCTCCGGCTTCGGTAATTCCCTCTTCCAGAATCTGTCCCTTCTTATCCTCGCGATACCAAAGGAACGAATCCTTGTCCACCGGCTCGTACAACTGGCCGTCCGGTGCATAAATTCCAATCTGTCTGAACAAGCCCTCCATACCGAATGTTCGTGCCTCATCGGAGACGATGGGAACAATTCTTTCACCAATGTTCTCGTCCTTAACCAGCTTGGTAAGCAGACGGACAAAGGCCATGGTGGTGGAAAGCTCTCTATCACCTGAAGAGGCAACCATGTCTTCAAAACTTTTGGATGCGGGAACCGTCAGCTTCTCTCCATCCTTATAACGGAAAGGAACAGGGCCTCCCATTACCTCTCGGCGCCTTGTGAGGAATTTCCCTTCTTTACTTTCTGGATCAGGCTTGATGAACACCATGTTCTTCGCCTGCTCGTCATCAATGGGTACATGGAAGTGATCCCTGAAGGCGAGAAGGTCTTTCTCTTCCATATGCTTCAGGTTGTGAGCGCCCATCGCACCTTCTCCGCTTCCCATGCCATACCCTTTGATGGTCTTGAAAAGAATGACCGTAGGGGCTCCCTTATGGTTCGATGCCGCATGGAAAGCCTGATAAATCTTTCTTGGGTCGTGACCTCCACGACTTAACTGCCACAGGTCCTTATCGGTCTTGCCTTCAATAAGCGACTCAAGGTATGCATCCCCGGAGAAAAGTTTCTCACGCAGATATGCGGGGCCTTTAGCCTGTATGGTCTGGAACTCCCCGTCAACCATGTGTGCGAGCTTTTGCAGGAGTAATCCTTTCGTATCCTTTTCCAAGATGGAGTCCCATTCAGTTCCCCAAATAACCTTGATGACATTCCAGCCGGCACCTCTGAACTTTCCTTCAAGTTCCTGGATAATCTTACCATTGCCGCGAACCGGTCCATCCAGGCGCTGCAGGTTGCAGTTAACCACAAAGATGAGGTTATCGAGTTTCTCTCTGGATGCGAGAGAGAGTGCGGCCAAGGACTCAGGTTCGTCCGATTCGCCATCACCCATGAATACCCAGACTTTCCTGTCACCTTGTTTCTTCAGACCCCTTCCTTCCATATACTTCATGAAGCGTGCCTGATAGGTTGCCATCGAAGGACCAAGGCCCATCGAGACAGTCGGGAACTGCCAGAACTCAGGCATCAGGTAAGGGTGTGGGTAGGAAGAGAGGCCTTTCCCTTCTGTTTCCTGCCTGAAATGATCCAGTTGTTCTTCGCTCAGCCTTCCTTCCACAAATGCCCGGGCGTACATGCCTGGCGATGAGTGGCCTTGGAAGTAGATTAAGTCCGCACCGTGTTCGGACTGTGGTCCCCTAAAGAACCAGTTGAATCCCACTTCATACATTGCTGAAGAGGATGAGTAGCTGGCAATATGCCCGCCCAAGCCTTTTCCCCCTTCATTTGCCTTAGCTACCATTACCATGGCATTCCAACGGACAAACGCAGACACATTTCGGGCGATAAGGGACTCTTCGGCGGGAATGGCCGCACTCGGGTCAGTAATAGTTGTATTGATATAAGGGCTTATGACTCCAGGAGATGTTGCAACACCTTTGTTACGGGCGGTTTGGGTAAGTTCTGAAAGCAAATAATCAGTTTTCTGATCGCCTTCTTTCTGAATTACACCTTCTAACGACTGTAGCCAATCTTTGGTTTCTGCAGGGTCTGGATCATGAAAAATCTGTTTACTCATACATTTCCTCCGATGGTGAGTGTACGTACTTGATAATTTTATCATTAAAAATGCTATTTGTACCTTCAATTAATATACTACCAAAATTGTAGTATATCAACCTGCAATTGTGTTCACATGCGAGAATTCGTGAAGCCGAATACTTTGAAAGTGTATTTCTGACAAAGAGTTGCATATATGTAGCTTAAAATAGAATTTTTTACAATAAAATAAAAACAATGGCTTCATGCCAGTTGGACATGAAGCCAAGAATGAGAAGAGCACGTTACCGCCTATCGGCAGTCCCGCAGGATCTGAAAAACGATTACTCAGAAAGCACGGATGGCTCGAACATGAGCACAATAGGTCTTTGCCGCTTCAAGTGGTTCGGTTGGGTCTGAGAAGTTATCCATGAACGCAATTGCGGAGGAACGCTCGGAGGAACTCCAATAGTATGTATTAAAAAAGCCCCCAAGCCCACTTTGATGCAGTACCTGATACATCAAAGCAAGCTCGTCGTGGCTGGGGAGAAACCAATCATCGTAGGTCACCCCATCATGTTCAACCGAGAGATTTGCACAAAGCAGGGCAGCATACTCTCCATCTTGCCCGAGTTCATCGACGATCAGGTTGGTGTTTGCATAACCATCACCGATAGCAGAGTCTGCCGCTCCGACAAGCCGAAACTGCTCCGCACTACTCCACTGCTTGGCCACCCACTGAGTAGATACCGGGGCTGCCTCCAAATATCGCCATCCATCACTATATAAGCCCTTGTCAAAGAAAACATGCCCACCCGCAGAACTATTGAGATTCGTCGGGCTCCACTGTGCATAGAGCGTCGCAGTACTACCAGTAGACTTATCCCAGTTTTTGACACTGCTCATATCCGCTGCATAGTACAGGGTTCCTCCACTGCCTGCTTGATCAGAGTATCCACAGAACTGATACCCGGGTCTCTGAGGCGGATCCATATCAGGTGGCATGGGTTCTCCCAATACGGCAATAACATGGGTAGTTCCCCCAGAGCCTCCCTGCGGATCAAGGGTGATGGAACACAGGGGTATCCAAAGCGCATAGAGCGTCTGATCAACAGGTCCCATGGTGTACCGGCCTTCGTCACTATATTCTCGCTCCCCATCAGGGCTGGTCGACCAACCGGTAAAAACATAGCCAGAGTTTATGAACGCACATGTTGGCAGCGAAGCCTCTTGTCCGGTTGCAAGGGTAAGAGAACCCATTGACCTATCGCCACCGTTCGCATCAAAGCGTAGCGTTTGGACTGTAGGGGTCCACTTTGCATAGAGCAGGGTGTCGGCATCCACAACATCAGTGGTGAAGTTCCATGCCGTACTACAGGTACTTTCCTTATACCATCCGGCAAACGCATAGCCTTCTCGCTGCGGATTTTCCGGCTCGGAAAGTCGGTTTCCTTTGGCCACCCCTACTGCATCCAGGGAACTTCCCTCCCTACTGTCAAAATGGACCTGGACCATCTCAATTTCATCAGTACAGGATATCAACAGAAGCCCCATCGTCAGTATCTAGCCTACTACAAGTACCATACGTTGCAATGTGTGCATCACGAACTCTTCCTTCTCTATCCCTCAGCCACGTTCTTAAGCATGACGCTTGCCACCACGTACAGGCAAAGCATCAAAGCTGAGACAGCAAATAGGGGATGTTGGTATGTTATGGATGGCAGTATAAATTCCAGACTTTTAGCGGGTCAAGTAAAAAGGAGAGAATAATTGCTAATAGACCATCATGTATACAATACTGAAACGCCAATCACTGGTAACGTCTCGAGTAAAAAAGAATATACTGCAGAGCAAAAAGCCGTTGGTGTCACTTACTATCAGAAACGCAGCAGGGAACTCGCCTCGATAGACTGAAGGCCATACCTTCCTCCTACTTCAGGCACACACTATCAATGTGCATCCTATTGGATGCAGCAAGAGTGCGGCCTTACAATTTGTAGGAGTTATCAGCAAACGTTTATAACGTGCGGTTTATACCAAATAGGTTTCGGCGAACCCCATCGCCTGAATGCAGGCTAACCAAAAACGAACTTTTGGTCAATGTTGCTCAGATACCTCAAATCAAAATACAAGGAAAACTGCCTTAACCTTGCATAGCAGCACCTCTGAACTCTCTGATAAAAACGGGCCATGATTGATAAGGAAACAAGCTGTTATACGCAGGCTTACTCGATGCCTCACCCAGGCTGTCCGCTGAAGCGCCAACCTGGACCTTGAACGAACAAATCAAATTCCCTCAGAGGCAGGTATCCGGTATACTCTTTTCAGGAAAACACGAAGCCAAGTGCTTTAAGTCTTTCAGACCCAAATCCGTCCAGAGTCTCTCGCTGAAACATTTCGTGTAGGAAAAATGCATGCCTTGGATTGCTCAAGAAATCCATTTCAATATACGGGTTAGCAGCAGTAAGGGTTGTCGTTCAATGTCTGGAATCCAGACCAGGTGCATTGTCCCCTAAAACCCCTGAAAACTCATCACAGGGTCTTTCAACAATCAACATGCTGTGACCAATCAGCATCCTGTTGGTTTCATCGATGTGTCCGTACGATTTGATCACCTTGCCTTGCTGTTGCATGCTTTCCATCTGCTCGGAACCGAGTAGGTTATAGGAATATTGAATAATTATATTCTTGGATACCTGCGATAAACAAATAATTCAAATACTTCCAGAGGAAATCAAGGAAGTTCTTCGCATAATCAACGGTACTAAGAAAAATTTCCCTGAGACTAAAAACACTCTGGTATAGCTCGATTTCTGACAATATTTATTAAATAATATTTATTATTATTAATATTTGTTGTTAATTAATGAATATTGGTGTATATTGATTTTAGGTACTTTTTATTCCACATCACCTCCTACTTACAAAAAGATTCTAGGACAAATCCTAGGGAAAAGAGAAAAATCATGAAAAAAATGTTTATTGTAGTAGCAATCGTATTGCTATCAACCGGACTTCTGTTTGCAGCGCCAAGCTGGATAGGTGTCCAAGGCACAGCCTCTGTCAAACAGGAAACGGGAACTGAAGATCACACCATCATTCCTATCGGTTTGAATATCGCAGGAACCATTGGTATTGGCGATTCCCCCGTCGGAATAGGATTCCAAGCTGGTTTTTCCAAGACAGCTATTCACCAAAGGGACGGAGAGGAGTTGGAAGTCGAGGATTATCCGCTGACAATGAATGTTGGAGCTACTGGAAAATTCATGCTCCCCCTGTCAGACTTGCTCTCGCTTGAACTTGGTGCAGGCCTTATGTACGAACGGTATGCAAGAACTGGCAGTATCCTAGGAACTGATTATGTGATCAACTTCAATACACTCAGTGCGATACTTGCAAGTGACCTGCTCATCCACCTATCCGACTCCCTCGCAATTGTTGGAGGAGTAGATGTCGCATTCCCCCTTACCGAGCAGGGAGAATACACCCTCGGAGGGAGCTCGACTACGGTAGATTATGATGTCGAAGGCTACACGATTACGGGAAAACTAGGTGTTGCCCTCAGCTTCTAAAACCTACTAGAACCTGGCAATCCAAAAGGTAAAAGCCCTACATTCTCTGGAGTTCTCCAGAAACGTGTGGGGCTTTTTGTTGCGCTGATCATTTTGAAGAGTATCTCTGCAAAGTTCAAAAATGTGGCATACATCATTCTCGTTTAGTCTAAAAATCTCTCTATGGAAAGCAGTAGTAAGGGCATATCAACTCTTGGGAATCTGAAACGTACACGTGATCAAAATATTTCCCGGAGTAACCGAGGAAAGCATTACAGAATCTGGAGATAAACATTCGGCAATGCAAAAAGAATCTATACGATGGAAAATCAATATACCAGCCTTGTAATAGTAACTTACGGTTCTGAGAGTATTTCCAAGTACAGAGAACGAATGTAAAAGTGTCATGTTTAGCTTGCTTACAATTCTCAATCAACAAAGCCTAACTACCGTGATGTTGTCATAAATATGAGTACTAACTATATTTCTTTTATGACAATTTATGGTATACTAGAAATGAGAAAGAAGTAAGGAGTACGAACATGACTATCGATAACGTTGCAATCGGTAATCGCTTAAAAGAACTTCGCAAGCAGTCAGGATTGATGCAGAAACATATTGCAGATTATCTTGGAGTTGACCAAAGCCTCATTGCAAGATTTGAAAATGGGGATCGGGCAATGACCTCTGCAACTTTAGAGAAACTCGCTATGTTATACTGTTGCCCGGCAAGCAAGATTCTCTCAGGAGAACCTTGCAACACGTCTCTGAAATTCTCCTTCAGAACTGATAATGCCAGCATGAAAGACTTAGTGTCACTAGCAGAAATCAATAAGATTGTGTTGAATCAAATGATGATGGACCAGTTTTCCAATTAGGATTACCTATGGATAAAATGAAACTCAGAACCTATGCAGAGCAAGCTAGACACAGATGGGGAAAGGACTCAACATCTCCTCTTGATATTTTTGCAATTGTGAGCCAAATCGATACCGCAACGCTAGTATTATTCCCTTTTGGAGAAAATATTAGTGGTATATGCGTAAAAAGTCCTACATCGGCAGTGTTAGCCATCAACTCAACACAAACCCTGGGAAGACAAAGATTCTCTTTAGCACACGAGATGTATCATTACTGTTATGACAAGACCAATACAACCAACATATGCCCAACACAAATTGACTCTGGGGATATTGAAGAGAGGAATGCCGATAGGTTCGCTTCATATCTTTTGATACCACCGTTAGCCCTCAACGAACGAATAGCAAAATTGCGTAACGGTTCGAATCGCAATCTCACCACGAAAGATATAGTTGATCTGGAGCAATACTTTCAGGTAAGCAGGAAAGCCATACTATTCCGATTACGTGAAGAAAAACTACTCTCACAAGAAGCTTCGAAAAGCATGGAACAAAACGTCAAAATCACCGCTTCTGCATTTGGATATGATTTGGCACTCTATGAACCTAGACCAGTAGAAAGACAGAAGACCACATTGGGTTACTACATTGAAAAAGCAGAACAACTCTTAAGCGACAACAAAATTTCAACAGGGAAATATGAAGAGTACCTCCTCGACGCATTCAGAGCGGACATAGTTTTCGGCCCTGAGACTGAGGATGAGTATGTTGATTGATCCTATATATTTCGATACTGATTGTTTATCGGCCTTTCTGTGGGTGAAGCATGAAAATGTACTACAATCCCTCTATCCTGGAAGACTATTCATCCCGTATGAAACATATTCAGAGATATCTAAAGTTCCGCACCTTAAAGCCCAAACGGATAGTATGATAGCCAACCAGCAACTGCAAATCGAACATATTCTTATCGATTCTAAAGCATATGAAATATTTTCTACACTAACCTCGCCAAAAGCAGGCCGAATGGCCATTGGAAACGGAGAAGCCGCATGCATAGCCTTGGCAATCATCAACGATGGTTTGTTGGCCAGCAATAATCTGCGAGATGTCGCTCACTATGTAAAGATATACAACTTACAGCACATTACATCTCCAAGCATACTAGAGGCAGCTCTCAATCAGAAGTTAGTTACCGAAGCACAAGGCAATACAATTTGGGCTTCAATGTTAGCTAAGCGACGTAAGCTGCCAAATGCCACATTCTCCGATTATCTTTATCTGCACCAGTAGGTAAAAGCATCGAAAATGATCAGCTCTCATTGCCGGATTGCAATGTTTGCATGAGGGCAAAGAAATGACTGGGCTCACCGGTACTGAAATAAGAAAACCAAGCTTCCAGCGTATTCTCTTCAAACACCTCCAGGAGCTCAATAATCTGTTTCGCCCATAAGAGCGAAGCGGTCGAACCAGCAGTAACCAAGTTGCCATCAGTTACCGACCCTTGGTCAACGTACAATGCCTGGCCTTTATAGGAGGGAGAAACCATCTCCAAAAACCCAGGTCCGTTGCTGGTATGTCTTCGTTCGTCCAGCACCCCTGCATCAGCAAGCGCAACAGTAGAGCCGCAGATCGCACAGACCGTTGCACCGACAGCAAGCAATTCCTTTGCTTTCTTGATGATGGCACCATGTTTTGGATCGCTCCATGTATCGGCACCCGGCAGAAGCAGCACACTTGCATTACCTACGTTAATATCATCAACGAGGCAATCGACAGCGACCTTCAGGCCTCCCATCGTTATGACCAGATCCTTGGAACAACTCACCGTTTTAAGAGATATCCGCTCAGCATCCTTCTTGAAAAAGCGACTACTGTGCAGTTCCGCCGTCACATACCCCAGTTCCCAGTCGGCCAACGTATCAAGTACATACACATAGACAGTACGCATAGCTCCTCCTCATGGATTGCTTTCTGTATTGTTCCACTGTGCTGTGCTATTGTTGACATCAGTATGGCAACAATGAAAAAGAATTAGGAAACCAACGATGAAAATTGACCGGCTTGTAAGCATTATCATGGTGCTCCTTGACAAGAAGCGTATAGGTGCACAGCAGTTGGCAGCTATGTTCGAGGTATCACAACGCACCATCTACCGCGATGTTGAAACCATCAACATGGCGGGTATTCCCATACGGTCGACACCAGGGGTAGGCGGTGGATTTGAGATTATGGAGGAGTACAAGCTGGAAAAGAAGGTATTCTCCAGTTCCGACCTCTCGGCCATCCTGATGGGGCTATCCAGCCTTTCC contains the following coding sequences:
- a CDS encoding helix-turn-helix domain-containing protein gives rise to the protein MTIDNVAIGNRLKELRKQSGLMQKHIADYLGVDQSLIARFENGDRAMTSATLEKLAMLYCCPASKILSGEPCNTSLKFSFRTDNASMKDLVSLAEINKIVLNQMMMDQFSN
- the aceE gene encoding pyruvate dehydrogenase (acetyl-transferring), homodimeric type is translated as MSKQIFHDPDPAETKDWLQSLEGVIQKEGDQKTDYLLSELTQTARNKGVATSPGVISPYINTTITDPSAAIPAEESLIARNVSAFVRWNAMVMVAKANEGGKGLGGHIASYSSSSAMYEVGFNWFFRGPQSEHGADLIYFQGHSSPGMYARAFVEGRLSEEQLDHFRQETEGKGLSSYPHPYLMPEFWQFPTVSMGLGPSMATYQARFMKYMEGRGLKKQGDRKVWVFMGDGESDEPESLAALSLASREKLDNLIFVVNCNLQRLDGPVRGNGKIIQELEGKFRGAGWNVIKVIWGTEWDSILEKDTKGLLLQKLAHMVDGEFQTIQAKGPAYLREKLFSGDAYLESLIEGKTDKDLWQLSRGGHDPRKIYQAFHAASNHKGAPTVILFKTIKGYGMGSGEGAMGAHNLKHMEEKDLLAFRDHFHVPIDDEQAKNMVFIKPDPESKEGKFLTRRREVMGGPVPFRYKDGEKLTVPASKSFEDMVASSGDRELSTTMAFVRLLTKLVKDENIGERIVPIVSDEARTFGMEGLFRQIGIYAPDGQLYEPVDKDSFLWYREDKKGQILEEGITEAGAISSWIAAATSYANHKVSMIPFFIFYSMFGFQRIGDFIWAAGDSGAKGFLLGATAGRTTLNGEGLQHEDGHGLLLASTHPTCQAYDPTFSYELAVIIQDGLKRMYEDNENIFYYITLMNENYTHPEMPKGVEEGIRKGAYLFKKAKKNKNPVVQLMGSGTILREVIAAAELLSKDFGVEADIYSILGVNELHRDGVEAERYNLTHPEAEAKVPYLTKLMEGHDGPVVISTDYIRAYPEQIRRLIPNPRVTILGTDGFGRSDFRQALRRFFEVDRYYIAVAALKGLSDEGTIPAKRVSEALKKYGIDVDKPNPLLK
- a CDS encoding DJ-1/PfpI family protein, with the translated sequence MRTVYVYVLDTLADWELGYVTAELHSSRFFKKDAERISLKTVSCSKDLVITMGGLKVAVDCLVDDINVGNASVLLLPGADTWSDPKHGAIIKKAKELLAVGATVCAICGSTVALADAGVLDERRHTSNGPGFLEMVSPSYKGQALYVDQGSVTDGNLVTAGSTASLLWAKQIIELLEVFEENTLEAWFSYFSTGEPSHFFALMQTLQSGNES
- a CDS encoding 2-oxo acid dehydrogenase subunit E2, with product MAIKQILIPDIGDFEDVPIIDVYIKVGDIIAVEGSVVALESEKAVIDIPSPFAGTVTKVLIKEGDTVSKGSLVAEIEVASEEVEEAKQSSAKEPEKQQPAAPKEEIKPEVVAEIEQPTEVAEEKEPASELINEQAPGAVFHATPSLRKYARELGVDLALVKGSGPNGRILHEDVQALVKKALSGSKESTASFGKIELEDFSKYGKTERKRLSRIQKISGPHLQKSWQIIPHVTQFDEADVTDLEVLRKAIKEEMKRSDEPVNISILPFIIKAVVAALKKFPEMNASFDEDSGELILKHYYHIGVAVDTPEGLIVPVLKDADTKSVTEIAREITSISQRARDRKLKPEDLSGGSFSISSLGGIGGTAFTPLINPPQVAILGVSRLTKKPVWNGKEFAPRDVLPFSVAYDHRVIDGAAAVRFTTYLASLLGDLRRVLL
- a CDS encoding ImmA/IrrE family metallo-endopeptidase, whose product is MDKMKLRTYAEQARHRWGKDSTSPLDIFAIVSQIDTATLVLFPFGENISGICVKSPTSAVLAINSTQTLGRQRFSLAHEMYHYCYDKTNTTNICPTQIDSGDIEERNADRFASYLLIPPLALNERIAKLRNGSNRNLTTKDIVDLEQYFQVSRKAILFRLREEKLLSQEASKSMEQNVKITASAFGYDLALYEPRPVERQKTTLGYYIEKAEQLLSDNKISTGKYEEYLLDAFRADIVFGPETEDEYVD
- a CDS encoding InlB B-repeat-containing protein: MGLLLISCTDEIEMVQVHFDSREGSSLDAVGVAKGNRLSEPENPQREGYAFAGWYKESTCSTAWNFTTDVVDADTLLYAKWTPTVQTLRFDANGGDRSMGSLTLATGQEASLPTCAFINSGYVFTGWSTSPDGEREYSDEGRYTMGPVDQTLYALWIPLCSITLDPQGGSGGTTHVIAVLGEPMPPDMDPPQRPGYQFCGYSDQAGSGGTLYYAADMSSVKNWDKSTGSTATLYAQWSPTNLNSSAGGHVFFDKGLYSDGWRYLEAAPVSTQWVAKQWSSAEQFRLVGAADSAIGDGYANTNLIVDELGQDGEYAALLCANLSVEHDGVTYDDWFLPSHDELALMYQVLHQSGLGGFFNTYYWSSSERSSAIAFMDNFSDPTEPLEAAKTYCAHVRAIRAF
- the lpdA gene encoding dihydrolipoyl dehydrogenase, with translation MQEKKTDLVVLGGGPGGYSAAFRAADLGRKVTLIEKSSVLGGVCLNVGCIPSKTLLHLAEVIEDAQKLAPLGVSFGKPTFDLEKIRAHRDSVVHTLTSGLDQLCKARKVERLVGVGTFLSDTELKVVTDKEELKLTFEDLIIAVGSRSVQIPGIPYEDQRIWDSTKALELTHIPKRLAIIGGGIIGLEVATMYHALGSEITIIEMMDSLIPPADTDLKQPLVRKLKKQYAAIYTSTKVEKVEARKDGLVLYLKGEKAPSTIEADAVLVAVGRKANSDGITLENTSIKTTKRGWIEVDKKLRTNVAHVFAIGDVVGDPMLAHKSSHQGKVAAEVASGHASAFTPMGIPSVAYTNPEVAWIGLTEMEAKEKGIAFKKGSFPWTANGRALSAVASEGVSKALYDEKTGRLLGAGICGRNAGELISEAVLALEMGAVAQDISLSIHPHPTLSETFALAAELAEGTATDTLNR